A stretch of the Bombyx mori chromosome 12, ASM3026992v2 genome encodes the following:
- the Ldlr gene encoding low density lipoprotein receptor — protein sequence MDGTERSVLLGSPDVKLPNSVAIDWSRDRVCFADAGLQVIKCIDLHSRQIETIAENCRYPFGLAINGDKLYWSDWRTLKIEIIDTITQARGQIDIPRSTIRLYGVANAPSECPGAANVCSQRNGNCNAGQLCLPNGSGGRSCLNGDANYLP from the exons ATGGACGGCACGGAAAGATCAGTCCTCCTCGGTAGCCCAGATGTGAAGCTTCCAAACTCTGTGGCCATCGACTGGTCGAGAGATCGAGTTTGCTTCGCGGACGCGGGCCTCCAGGTCATTAAGTGCATTGACCTACACAGTCGGCAAATCGAGACTATTGCGGAGAACTGCAGGTACCCCTTCGGCCTCGCCATCAACGGAGACAAATTGTACTGGAGCGATTGGAGAAC aTTGAAAATCGAAATCATAGACACAATAACCCAGGCGAGAGGGCAAATAGACATTCCAAGATCGACGATACGGTTATACGGTGTTGCCAACGCGCCGAGCGAGTGTCCCGGGGCTGCCAACGTTTGCTCGCAGAGAAACGGTAACTGCAACGCCGGACAGCTGTGCCTACCCAATGGAAGTGGGGGAAGGAGTTGTCTGAACGGTGACGCCAACTATTTACCTTAG